A part of Miscanthus floridulus cultivar M001 chromosome 6, ASM1932011v1, whole genome shotgun sequence genomic DNA contains:
- the LOC136456097 gene encoding arginine-specific demethylase JMJ20 isoform X2 gives MACRVKVVGQVERVDGESLSYAEFVRRFMAPNRPVVLTGLTSSWRARKDWTLSASGDRRRPDLGFFAQNFPSPLVQVFPLLIRADGPWYLVREWMTRTTTISIAQVADCSSRDLTDQKRLEMSMQEFIDHWVGGAHGASCDGDRDGSLLYLKDWHFVKEYPDYIAYTTPTFFVDDWLNMYLDSHPIHRDSDIANHKNEINCSDYRFVYMGAKGTWTPLHADVFRSYSWSANVCGRKQWFFLPPSQSHCIFDRNMRSSVYNLHDDVSEKQFPEFSKTEWLECIQEQNEIIFVPSGWYHQVHNLWNLLYEDYKVAKEYIEDIRDICDDFEGLCQRNLAANTGMNFYDFFVFIVRFALANVIELYHLQQPEVATLSTETAHHLVYNLTSIRSVASKMTKTEAFTTENRLCSISEDNRSAFSNIKQILEEESFRRLSMTVSKAYDHIDSGQRSLKSSTSYLKGCSSVICLKSDCNVVDHITSLVDEVCGPDDLVRLIDRALSDG, from the exons ATGGCCTGCCGCGTGAAGGTGGTAGGACAGGTGGAGCGGGTGGACGGAGAGTCGCTATCCTACGCGGAGTTCGTCCGCCGCTTCATGGCCCCCAACCGCCCCGTCGTTCTCACGGGGCTCACCTCGTCCTGGAGGGCCCGCAAGGACTGGACGCTCTCTGCGTCTGGCGACCGCCGCCGCCCTGACCTCGGCTTCTTTGCCCAAAACTTCCCTTCCCCTCTCGTTCAGGTATTCCCCCTCCTCATCCGTGCTGATGGCCCGTGGTACTTGGTACGCGAATGGATGACCCGCACAACAACGATATCAATTGCGCAGGTTGCCGACTGCTCCTCGAGGGATTTGACGGACCAGAAGCGGCTTGAGATGTCCATGCAGGAGTTCATAGACCACTGGGTTGGGGGTGCTCACGGTGCCTCATGCGATGGGGATCGTGATGGTTCTCTGTTGTACCTGAAAGACTGGCACTTCGTTAAG GAGTACCCTGATTATATTGCATATACCACACCAACCTTCTTTGTTGATGATTGGCTCAACATGTATCTTGACAGTCACCCTATACATAGAGATTCTGACATTGCCAATCATAAAAATGAAATAAACTGTTCTGATTATCGGTTTGTTTACATGGGGGCAAAAG GAACCTGGACTCCTCTGCATGCTGATGTTTTTAGGTCATACAGCTGGTCAGCAAATGTTTGTGGGAGAAAACAGTGGTTCTTTCTACCACCATCACAAAGTCATTGTATATTTGATAG GAACATGAGATCCTCGGTCTATAACTTACATGATGATGTTTCTGAAAAGCAGTTTCCTGAATTTAGTAAg ACTGAATGGCTAGAATGCATTCAAGAGCAGAATGAAATCATATTTGTTCCCAGTGGATGGTATCACCAAGTCCATAACCTG TGGAACTTGCTCTATGAGGACTACAAAGTTGCAAAAGAATATATTGAAGACATTCGAGATATATGTGATGATTTTGAAGGACTTTGTCAACGGAACTTGGCAGCTAATACAG GCATGAACTTCTATGATTTCTTTGTTTTCATAGTGCGGTTTGCCTTAGCCAATGTAATTGAGCTTTACCATCTTCAGCAGCCAGAGGTTGCAACCTTGTCAACAGAAACTGCACACCATTTGGTCTATAATCTGACGTCAATTCGTAGTGTTGCATCAAAAATGACAAAAACAGAGGCTTTTACTACTGAGAATCGTCTTTGTAGTATCTCGGAAGATAACCGCAGTGCTTTCTCTAATATTAAACAAATATTAGAAGAGGAAAGTTTCAGAAGGCTATCGATGACAGTGTCAAAGGCATATGACCACATAGACAGTGGGCAAAGAAGTCTCAAATCTTCGACCTCATATCTGAAGGGCTGTTCGTCAGTGATCTGCTTGAAATCTGATTGCAATGTTGTTGATCACATTACTTCTTTGGTTGATGAAGTTTGTGGACCTGACGATTTGGTGAGACTAATTGATAGGGCTCTCTCTGATGGATAA
- the LOC136456097 gene encoding arginine-specific demethylase JMJ20 isoform X1 — protein MACRVKVVGQVERVDGESLSYAEFVRRFMAPNRPVVLTGLTSSWRARKDWTLSASGDRRRPDLGFFAQNFPSPLVQVFPLLIRADGPWYLVREWMTRTTTISIAQVADCSSRDLTDQKRLEMSMQEFIDHWVGGAHGASCDGDRDGSLLYLKDWHFVKEYPDYIAYTTPTFFVDDWLNMYLDSHPIHRDSDIANHKNEINCSDYRFVYMGAKGTWTPLHADVFRSYSWSANVCGRKQWFFLPPSQSHCIFDRNMRSSVYNLHDDVSEKQFPEFSKTEWLECIQEQNEIIFVPSGWYHQVHNLEDTISINHNWFNAYNLHWVWNLLYEDYKVAKEYIEDIRDICDDFEGLCQRNLAANTGMNFYDFFVFIVRFALANVIELYHLQQPEVATLSTETAHHLVYNLTSIRSVASKMTKTEAFTTENRLCSISEDNRSAFSNIKQILEEESFRRLSMTVSKAYDHIDSGQRSLKSSTSYLKGCSSVICLKSDCNVVDHITSLVDEVCGPDDLVRLIDRALSDG, from the exons ATGGCCTGCCGCGTGAAGGTGGTAGGACAGGTGGAGCGGGTGGACGGAGAGTCGCTATCCTACGCGGAGTTCGTCCGCCGCTTCATGGCCCCCAACCGCCCCGTCGTTCTCACGGGGCTCACCTCGTCCTGGAGGGCCCGCAAGGACTGGACGCTCTCTGCGTCTGGCGACCGCCGCCGCCCTGACCTCGGCTTCTTTGCCCAAAACTTCCCTTCCCCTCTCGTTCAGGTATTCCCCCTCCTCATCCGTGCTGATGGCCCGTGGTACTTGGTACGCGAATGGATGACCCGCACAACAACGATATCAATTGCGCAGGTTGCCGACTGCTCCTCGAGGGATTTGACGGACCAGAAGCGGCTTGAGATGTCCATGCAGGAGTTCATAGACCACTGGGTTGGGGGTGCTCACGGTGCCTCATGCGATGGGGATCGTGATGGTTCTCTGTTGTACCTGAAAGACTGGCACTTCGTTAAG GAGTACCCTGATTATATTGCATATACCACACCAACCTTCTTTGTTGATGATTGGCTCAACATGTATCTTGACAGTCACCCTATACATAGAGATTCTGACATTGCCAATCATAAAAATGAAATAAACTGTTCTGATTATCGGTTTGTTTACATGGGGGCAAAAG GAACCTGGACTCCTCTGCATGCTGATGTTTTTAGGTCATACAGCTGGTCAGCAAATGTTTGTGGGAGAAAACAGTGGTTCTTTCTACCACCATCACAAAGTCATTGTATATTTGATAG GAACATGAGATCCTCGGTCTATAACTTACATGATGATGTTTCTGAAAAGCAGTTTCCTGAATTTAGTAAg ACTGAATGGCTAGAATGCATTCAAGAGCAGAATGAAATCATATTTGTTCCCAGTGGATGGTATCACCAAGTCCATAACCTG GAGGATACTATATCTATAAATCATAATTGGTTTAATGCCTACAACCTACACTGGGTG TGGAACTTGCTCTATGAGGACTACAAAGTTGCAAAAGAATATATTGAAGACATTCGAGATATATGTGATGATTTTGAAGGACTTTGTCAACGGAACTTGGCAGCTAATACAG GCATGAACTTCTATGATTTCTTTGTTTTCATAGTGCGGTTTGCCTTAGCCAATGTAATTGAGCTTTACCATCTTCAGCAGCCAGAGGTTGCAACCTTGTCAACAGAAACTGCACACCATTTGGTCTATAATCTGACGTCAATTCGTAGTGTTGCATCAAAAATGACAAAAACAGAGGCTTTTACTACTGAGAATCGTCTTTGTAGTATCTCGGAAGATAACCGCAGTGCTTTCTCTAATATTAAACAAATATTAGAAGAGGAAAGTTTCAGAAGGCTATCGATGACAGTGTCAAAGGCATATGACCACATAGACAGTGGGCAAAGAAGTCTCAAATCTTCGACCTCATATCTGAAGGGCTGTTCGTCAGTGATCTGCTTGAAATCTGATTGCAATGTTGTTGATCACATTACTTCTTTGGTTGATGAAGTTTGTGGACCTGACGATTTGGTGAGACTAATTGATAGGGCTCTCTCTGATGGATAA
- the LOC136456097 gene encoding arginine-specific demethylase JMJ20 isoform X3 → MACRVKVVGQVERVDGESLSYAEFVRRFMAPNRPVVLTGLTSSWRARKDWTLSASGDRRRPDLGFFAQNFPSPLVQVADCSSRDLTDQKRLEMSMQEFIDHWVGGAHGASCDGDRDGSLLYLKDWHFVKEYPDYIAYTTPTFFVDDWLNMYLDSHPIHRDSDIANHKNEINCSDYRFVYMGAKGTWTPLHADVFRSYSWSANVCGRKQWFFLPPSQSHCIFDRNMRSSVYNLHDDVSEKQFPEFSKTEWLECIQEQNEIIFVPSGWYHQVHNLEDTISINHNWFNAYNLHWVWNLLYEDYKVAKEYIEDIRDICDDFEGLCQRNLAANTGMNFYDFFVFIVRFALANVIELYHLQQPEVATLSTETAHHLVYNLTSIRSVASKMTKTEAFTTENRLCSISEDNRSAFSNIKQILEEESFRRLSMTVSKAYDHIDSGQRSLKSSTSYLKGCSSVICLKSDCNVVDHITSLVDEVCGPDDLVRLIDRALSDG, encoded by the exons ATGGCCTGCCGCGTGAAGGTGGTAGGACAGGTGGAGCGGGTGGACGGAGAGTCGCTATCCTACGCGGAGTTCGTCCGCCGCTTCATGGCCCCCAACCGCCCCGTCGTTCTCACGGGGCTCACCTCGTCCTGGAGGGCCCGCAAGGACTGGACGCTCTCTGCGTCTGGCGACCGCCGCCGCCCTGACCTCGGCTTCTTTGCCCAAAACTTCCCTTCCCCTCTCGTTCAG GTTGCCGACTGCTCCTCGAGGGATTTGACGGACCAGAAGCGGCTTGAGATGTCCATGCAGGAGTTCATAGACCACTGGGTTGGGGGTGCTCACGGTGCCTCATGCGATGGGGATCGTGATGGTTCTCTGTTGTACCTGAAAGACTGGCACTTCGTTAAG GAGTACCCTGATTATATTGCATATACCACACCAACCTTCTTTGTTGATGATTGGCTCAACATGTATCTTGACAGTCACCCTATACATAGAGATTCTGACATTGCCAATCATAAAAATGAAATAAACTGTTCTGATTATCGGTTTGTTTACATGGGGGCAAAAG GAACCTGGACTCCTCTGCATGCTGATGTTTTTAGGTCATACAGCTGGTCAGCAAATGTTTGTGGGAGAAAACAGTGGTTCTTTCTACCACCATCACAAAGTCATTGTATATTTGATAG GAACATGAGATCCTCGGTCTATAACTTACATGATGATGTTTCTGAAAAGCAGTTTCCTGAATTTAGTAAg ACTGAATGGCTAGAATGCATTCAAGAGCAGAATGAAATCATATTTGTTCCCAGTGGATGGTATCACCAAGTCCATAACCTG GAGGATACTATATCTATAAATCATAATTGGTTTAATGCCTACAACCTACACTGGGTG TGGAACTTGCTCTATGAGGACTACAAAGTTGCAAAAGAATATATTGAAGACATTCGAGATATATGTGATGATTTTGAAGGACTTTGTCAACGGAACTTGGCAGCTAATACAG GCATGAACTTCTATGATTTCTTTGTTTTCATAGTGCGGTTTGCCTTAGCCAATGTAATTGAGCTTTACCATCTTCAGCAGCCAGAGGTTGCAACCTTGTCAACAGAAACTGCACACCATTTGGTCTATAATCTGACGTCAATTCGTAGTGTTGCATCAAAAATGACAAAAACAGAGGCTTTTACTACTGAGAATCGTCTTTGTAGTATCTCGGAAGATAACCGCAGTGCTTTCTCTAATATTAAACAAATATTAGAAGAGGAAAGTTTCAGAAGGCTATCGATGACAGTGTCAAAGGCATATGACCACATAGACAGTGGGCAAAGAAGTCTCAAATCTTCGACCTCATATCTGAAGGGCTGTTCGTCAGTGATCTGCTTGAAATCTGATTGCAATGTTGTTGATCACATTACTTCTTTGGTTGATGAAGTTTGTGGACCTGACGATTTGGTGAGACTAATTGATAGGGCTCTCTCTGATGGATAA